In Allomuricauda ruestringensis DSM 13258, the following proteins share a genomic window:
- a CDS encoding methylated-DNA--[protein]-cysteine S-methyltransferase, translating into MEIAYIQTPIGTAELKGDANGLASISVLNNEKPNGTIPEILQDAAQQFQEYFNGDRKVFDLKLNPSGTEFQKRVWDALLKIPFGKTISYLELSKQLGDVKAIRAVASANGKNPLWIVVPCHRVIGTNGDLTGYAGGLHRKKWLLEHESPAKQTTLF; encoded by the coding sequence ATGGAAATTGCTTATATACAGACTCCTATTGGAACAGCAGAGTTAAAAGGTGATGCAAATGGTCTTGCCTCTATCTCTGTTTTAAATAACGAAAAACCAAATGGTACAATTCCTGAAATTTTACAGGATGCTGCCCAGCAATTTCAAGAATATTTCAATGGAGACCGAAAGGTATTCGACCTTAAACTAAACCCCTCGGGCACCGAATTTCAAAAGAGAGTTTGGGATGCCCTTTTAAAAATACCTTTTGGAAAAACCATTTCTTATTTGGAACTTTCCAAACAACTAGGCGATGTAAAAGCCATTCGTGCAGTAGCCTCGGCCAATGGCAAAAATCCACTTTGGATTGTGGTTCCCTGTCATCGCGTTATCGGAACCAACGGAGACCTCACAGGATATGCAGGTGGACTGCATAGAAAAAAATGGTTATTGGAACACGAGAGCCCTGCAAAGCAGACGACTCTTTTTTAA
- the hflX gene encoding GTPase HflX — MLEKKSIEYEKAVLIGVMNQHQDEDKVKEYLDELEFLTYTAGGEVEKRFVQRIDVPNPKTYIGSGKMEEVRQFVKENEIGSVIFDDELSPAQQNNVEKLLRCKVLDRTSLILDIFAQRAKTSYARTQVELAQYEYLLPRLTGLWTHLERQRGGIGMRGPGETEIETDRRIVRDRIALLKKKLAKIDRQMETQRGNRGSLVRVALVGYTNVGKSTLMNVISKSDVFAENKLFATLDTTVRKVVLGNLPFLLSDTVGFIRKLPTQLVESFKSTLDEVREADLLLHVVDISHPNFEEHIASVNQILDEIDSSGKPCIMVFNKIDQYRPETIDEDDLVTERTTAHFTLEEWKKTYFNKLGDKALFISALNKENMDEFRKRVYDAVRDIHVTRFPYNNFLYPEHLDEY; from the coding sequence ATGCTAGAAAAGAAGTCAATTGAATATGAAAAGGCGGTACTTATTGGTGTAATGAATCAGCACCAAGACGAAGACAAGGTAAAAGAGTACTTGGACGAGCTTGAATTTTTGACATACACTGCCGGTGGCGAAGTTGAGAAAAGATTTGTGCAACGCATTGATGTGCCCAATCCCAAAACTTACATTGGCAGCGGTAAAATGGAAGAGGTACGCCAATTTGTGAAGGAAAATGAAATAGGTTCCGTAATCTTTGATGACGAACTATCGCCAGCACAACAGAACAATGTTGAAAAACTACTGCGCTGTAAAGTGCTGGACAGAACCAGTTTGATTCTGGACATATTTGCCCAAAGAGCAAAGACAAGTTATGCCAGGACCCAGGTAGAGTTAGCCCAATACGAATATCTTTTACCAAGATTGACAGGTCTTTGGACACACTTGGAGCGGCAACGAGGGGGTATTGGTATGCGTGGTCCCGGTGAAACGGAAATTGAAACGGATAGACGTATTGTTCGTGATCGTATTGCTTTGCTCAAAAAGAAACTTGCCAAAATAGATCGTCAAATGGAAACCCAGCGTGGTAACCGTGGTTCTTTGGTTCGGGTTGCTTTGGTGGGATATACCAACGTTGGCAAATCTACCTTAATGAACGTGATCAGCAAAAGCGATGTGTTTGCAGAGAACAAACTTTTTGCTACGCTGGACACCACTGTTCGCAAAGTGGTACTCGGAAACCTTCCTTTTCTATTGAGTGATACGGTGGGATTCATCAGAAAATTACCGACTCAATTGGTAGAGAGTTTTAAAAGTACCTTGGATGAGGTTCGCGAGGCCGACCTACTGCTGCATGTGGTAGATATTTCGCATCCTAATTTTGAAGAGCATATTGCCTCGGTAAATCAAATTTTGGATGAAATTGATAGCTCTGGAAAACCCTGCATCATGGTTTTCAACAAAATAGACCAATACCGCCCCGAAACTATTGATGAAGACGATTTGGTTACGGAACGCACAACCGCTCATTTTACATTAGAGGAATGGAAGAAAACCTATTTTAATAAGCTCGGGGACAAAGCGCTATTTATCTCGGCACTGAACAAGGAAAACATGGACGAATTTAGAAAACGTGTTTACGATGCGGTGCGCGATATCCACGTCACCCGTTTCCCATACAACAACTTTCTATATCCGGAACATTTGGATGAGTATTGA
- a CDS encoding serine hydrolase domain-containing protein has product MKKRLLFNLDKSQIKDFFQIITLWATLTRRSLICVAILFFSEKCIAQRELIHAYPSKLGFDEVFINQKVDSIMEMGIDSLAFPGAQLLVAKNDTVIFHKAYGFHTYDSIHLVALNDLYDLASVTKITGPLPALMKLVDEGKLDLDKPFSTYWKPWQHRKDKKDLTLREILAHQAGLMPYIVFLQKVLRKNGKIKRRFVQNSSNKRFQGQVYDGLYINDRFERKMNRIINRSKVSNEKKYVYSGLTFLIFPKLIEQLSGTDYQTYLDENFYRPLGCHTLGYLPNKNHYVNAIVPTEVDTLFRKTVVKGWVHDENASLKGGVSGNAGLFGTADDLAKLMLFYQNYGKVDGKQLISTQTVKEFTEVQYPENENRRGLGFDKPLLDNAELPLEEAYPSPLTSPKSFGHSGFTGTFVWADPENKLTFIFLSNRVYPSRDHRELYNLNIRTALQDVFYKAGGLSIQN; this is encoded by the coding sequence TTGAAAAAAAGGTTACTCTTTAATTTGGATAAATCTCAAATCAAAGATTTTTTTCAAATTATTACTCTTTGGGCTACATTAACGAGGCGTTCCTTAATTTGTGTTGCAATACTTTTTTTTTCTGAAAAGTGTATTGCCCAACGGGAGCTCATCCATGCCTACCCGTCCAAATTAGGCTTCGATGAAGTTTTCATCAACCAAAAGGTGGATTCCATTATGGAAATGGGTATCGATAGTTTGGCCTTTCCAGGAGCGCAACTATTGGTCGCTAAGAACGATACCGTTATTTTTCACAAAGCATACGGCTTCCACACCTACGACAGTATTCATCTCGTTGCCTTGAACGACCTGTACGATTTAGCTTCCGTTACTAAAATCACGGGGCCCTTGCCTGCCCTGATGAAGTTGGTGGACGAGGGCAAACTCGATTTGGACAAGCCTTTCAGCACCTACTGGAAGCCCTGGCAACATCGAAAGGACAAAAAAGACCTTACCCTGCGGGAGATTTTGGCGCATCAGGCCGGTTTGATGCCCTACATCGTTTTTTTGCAGAAAGTGCTACGGAAGAATGGTAAAATCAAAAGACGCTTTGTCCAAAATTCATCCAATAAAAGATTTCAAGGACAAGTGTATGATGGTCTCTACATCAACGATCGTTTTGAGCGAAAAATGAACCGAATCATCAATCGGTCCAAGGTTTCAAATGAAAAGAAATACGTGTATTCCGGGCTCACCTTTCTCATTTTTCCTAAATTGATTGAACAGCTCTCAGGAACCGACTATCAAACCTACTTGGATGAAAATTTCTATCGTCCTTTGGGTTGTCACACCCTTGGTTATTTGCCAAACAAAAACCACTACGTAAATGCCATTGTACCTACCGAAGTGGATACGCTCTTTCGAAAAACGGTGGTAAAAGGCTGGGTTCACGATGAAAATGCTTCACTCAAAGGCGGTGTTTCCGGTAATGCTGGATTATTTGGCACGGCTGATGATCTGGCCAAATTGATGCTATTTTATCAAAATTATGGCAAGGTGGATGGCAAACAGCTGATTTCAACCCAAACCGTAAAAGAGTTTACAGAAGTGCAGTATCCCGAAAACGAAAACCGCAGGGGGCTGGGTTTTGACAAACCCTTGCTGGATAATGCCGAACTCCCATTGGAAGAAGCGTACCCCTCTCCTTTGACCAGCCCCAAAAGTTTTGGGCATTCGGGATTTACGGGAACCTTTGTATGGGCCGACCCCGAAAACAAACTTACCTTTATTTTTCTTTCCAACAGGGTGTATCCGTCCAGAGACCATCGGGAACTCTACAATTTAAATATCCGAACGGCGCTTCAGGATGTTTTCTATAAAGCCGGGGGATTAAGCATTCAAAATTAA
- a CDS encoding porin family protein, with amino-acid sequence MKKLVLLTVLGLLNYLPGIAQQINFGAKAGLNLATLSEDYDPDVAARTSFHFGAMAEIPISEMFSIQPELLYSSQGATDDGDDDEEVRLNYITLPVLAKYYVFDGLSIEGGPQLGLLLLGEIEDNGETTDVKDISKSTDFGLAFGLGYKMETGLNFGVRYYFGSDINDIAESSDKIKNKVFQISVGYFFN; translated from the coding sequence ATGAAAAAATTGGTTCTTTTAACAGTATTGGGTTTGTTGAATTATCTGCCCGGAATCGCACAACAAATAAATTTCGGGGCCAAGGCAGGGCTGAACTTAGCAACACTGTCCGAGGATTATGACCCGGATGTCGCTGCCAGAACATCTTTCCACTTTGGCGCAATGGCGGAAATCCCCATATCTGAAATGTTCTCAATACAACCGGAATTATTGTACTCATCCCAAGGGGCCACTGATGACGGGGATGACGATGAAGAGGTAAGACTCAATTATATCACGCTCCCCGTATTGGCCAAATACTATGTTTTTGATGGGCTGAGCATTGAGGGTGGCCCACAATTGGGATTGTTGCTTTTGGGTGAAATAGAGGATAATGGGGAAACTACAGATGTCAAGGACATTTCTAAATCCACAGATTTTGGTCTTGCGTTTGGCCTTGGATATAAAATGGAAACTGGACTGAATTTTGGGGTGCGCTATTATTTTGGTTCCGACATTAACGACATAGCAGAGTCATCGGATAAAATAAAGAACAAAGTGTTCCAGATTTCTGTGGGATATTTTTTCAATTAA
- a CDS encoding S8 family serine peptidase, which translates to MDYRFPIGVKGVIFSFLFSLLGVVSIFAQSKSAKEQIRFSYDQGKISSFISEMEIEHQSKLRKIGELIKTKGLTASKNNNGTQIALKDIGTDGTPLYYTTLNDYASQTSRAHTLYDKGLLNLGLTGRGMEVGVWDSGVALSSHQEFDTRAKNADNANEISLHATLVTGNLISAGVEPSAKGAAYGAQALTHDWSRDKIEVAEAAANGLLLSNHSYGILSDRVPDWYFGSYIKVTQDWDRIMYNAPYYLMVTAAGNAQKSYDNETPNFGKTADGFDLLLGFTATKNGLTIAGANTEIDGSGDLKKASVAGYSSFGPVDDGRVKPDLAGDGGDILSTSSATNSSYQVSAGTSMAAPGVTGSLLLLQQYHEELFGSYMKAATLKGLALHTADDVDAKGPDYKMGWGIMNAKSAAEVLQNKEYTSLINEETLSDGETYSITVLAMENEPLMASISWTDPESEYINRGELNSTRAALMNDLDIRITKDGETYFPWKLNPAKANDAATKGDNTVDPFERVEVENARGTYTITISHKGGLKNGLQDFSLIVSGAQLSNCSIATPSDVDLEGSSSESTTISWDDAGETLFEVQYKSIDTDNWESELIWENSFELTALEEGKVYEARVRSICTENVVSEFSETIAFEFKGEETVLIQNTSMFVPQELNITIYPNPAVDYLNVNADLSKDAEFSIVTTSGNIIKKGKTEGSINVSSLSSGLYVLVVQDYSGIKSTKFYKN; encoded by the coding sequence ATGGACTATCGTTTTCCTATAGGGGTTAAGGGAGTAATTTTCTCCTTTTTATTTTCGCTTCTAGGCGTAGTTTCCATATTTGCCCAATCCAAAAGTGCAAAAGAGCAAATTCGTTTTTCCTATGACCAAGGGAAAATATCCTCTTTTATTTCCGAAATGGAAATTGAACACCAGTCCAAGCTTAGAAAAATAGGCGAGCTGATAAAGACCAAAGGACTTACAGCTTCAAAAAACAACAACGGTACACAGATAGCCTTAAAAGATATCGGTACCGATGGAACGCCACTTTACTATACTACCTTAAACGATTACGCATCGCAAACTTCAAGGGCTCATACGCTTTATGATAAAGGGCTGCTAAATTTAGGTTTAACAGGTAGGGGCATGGAAGTTGGTGTTTGGGATTCCGGTGTAGCTTTGTCCTCTCACCAGGAGTTTGATACCAGAGCAAAGAATGCCGATAATGCCAATGAGATAAGTCTGCATGCCACTTTGGTGACAGGCAACCTTATATCTGCCGGTGTGGAACCCAGTGCCAAAGGTGCTGCCTATGGCGCACAAGCCTTGACCCACGATTGGAGTCGCGATAAAATTGAAGTGGCAGAAGCCGCTGCCAATGGACTTTTGTTGAGCAACCACTCCTACGGAATTTTGTCCGATAGAGTGCCAGATTGGTATTTTGGCTCCTATATTAAAGTAACCCAAGACTGGGACAGGATCATGTACAATGCTCCTTATTACCTAATGGTGACAGCAGCGGGCAATGCGCAAAAATCTTACGATAACGAAACACCAAATTTTGGTAAAACCGCCGATGGCTTTGATCTTTTATTGGGTTTTACCGCAACCAAAAACGGATTGACCATTGCCGGTGCCAACACGGAAATTGATGGCAGCGGTGATTTAAAAAAAGCTTCGGTTGCGGGATATAGCAGTTTTGGACCTGTAGATGATGGTCGCGTAAAACCAGACTTGGCAGGAGATGGAGGGGATATTCTTTCCACAAGTTCGGCCACCAATAGTAGTTATCAGGTGTCTGCCGGAACTTCCATGGCCGCACCTGGGGTTACAGGCTCACTTTTGTTGTTGCAACAGTATCACGAAGAGCTTTTTGGTTCCTATATGAAAGCGGCTACCTTAAAAGGACTTGCGCTTCATACTGCCGATGATGTGGATGCCAAAGGACCGGATTATAAAATGGGTTGGGGTATAATGAATGCCAAATCTGCGGCAGAGGTACTTCAGAATAAAGAATATACCTCCTTGATAAACGAAGAAACGCTATCAGACGGAGAAACCTACTCCATAACGGTTTTGGCCATGGAAAATGAACCATTGATGGCCTCCATATCTTGGACCGACCCAGAATCGGAATATATAAACCGAGGAGAGCTTAACAGTACCCGAGCAGCTTTGATGAACGATTTGGATATTAGAATCACCAAGGACGGAGAAACCTACTTTCCATGGAAATTGAACCCTGCCAAGGCCAACGACGCCGCTACTAAAGGAGACAACACGGTTGATCCTTTTGAACGTGTTGAGGTAGAAAATGCAAGAGGGACTTACACCATTACTATTTCGCACAAGGGAGGGTTAAAAAATGGTCTTCAAGATTTTTCCTTGATTGTTTCCGGGGCACAACTGTCCAATTGTTCCATAGCGACTCCTTCGGACGTGGATTTGGAAGGCTCCTCAAGCGAAAGCACAACCATTTCTTGGGACGATGCCGGAGAAACGTTATTTGAAGTGCAATACAAGAGCATTGATACAGATAATTGGGAAAGTGAATTGATCTGGGAAAATAGCTTTGAGCTTACCGCTTTGGAAGAAGGCAAAGTGTACGAAGCCCGTGTTCGTTCTATCTGTACCGAGAATGTCGTATCCGAATTCTCTGAGACCATTGCGTTTGAGTTTAAAGGTGAAGAAACAGTGCTGATACAAAATACCTCGATGTTTGTCCCTCAGGAATTGAACATAACCATTTATCCGAATCCTGCTGTTGATTATTTGAACGTGAATGCGGATTTGTCCAAAGATGCCGAGTTTTCTATTGTTACCACTTCTGGAAACATCATTAAAAAAGGAAAGACCGAAGGTTCCATCAACGTGTCTTCTTTGTCTTCTGGATTATATGTACTGGTGGTTCAGGATTACTCGGGAATCAAAAGTACTAAGTTTTATAAGAACTAG
- a CDS encoding endonuclease, with amino-acid sequence MFWKLFLYFGISIESLEKETDILHKKENRYTIAFYNLENFFDTKDDPYLLDDDFTPKGFKRWNKSKFWNKANKISRAISRIGLEESNHPPVLVGMAEVENKGGIKSLLRSKQLRDIDYGVIHFDSPDERGIDTALIYHKEHFEVLDAETIPLMVQNTNGDRDLTRDILYVHGKLHQEAIHVFVNHWPSRREGAEETSYKRIKAAETILQKIDAIQENRSNIIVMGDFNDDPNSQSIQTLMDTGKFINPMKKLLSPVSGSANYKGEWSLFDQILLSHSFLNYEKDTHSFIEAKIFSPRFLKEWKGKYKVNPFRTFAGKKYLGGYSDHFPVYIVLDESKK; translated from the coding sequence ATGTTTTGGAAGCTATTTTTGTACTTTGGCATTTCTATTGAATCGTTGGAAAAAGAAACAGATATCTTGCATAAAAAGGAAAACAGATATACGATAGCATTTTATAATCTCGAAAATTTCTTTGACACCAAAGATGACCCGTATCTGTTGGATGATGATTTTACTCCAAAAGGGTTTAAAAGGTGGAACAAATCTAAATTTTGGAACAAGGCCAATAAGATTTCCAGGGCTATTTCTAGAATAGGATTGGAAGAAAGTAATCATCCTCCAGTTTTGGTAGGTATGGCCGAAGTTGAAAATAAAGGTGGAATTAAATCGCTTTTACGATCAAAACAATTACGGGATATAGATTATGGGGTCATTCATTTTGATTCCCCCGATGAGCGAGGAATAGATACGGCCCTGATTTACCATAAAGAGCATTTTGAGGTGCTCGATGCCGAAACCATTCCTTTGATGGTACAAAATACCAATGGGGATAGAGACCTTACCCGAGATATTTTGTATGTACACGGCAAGTTGCATCAAGAAGCAATCCATGTTTTTGTGAACCATTGGCCATCCCGTAGGGAAGGAGCCGAGGAAACCAGCTATAAACGCATCAAGGCAGCGGAAACCATTCTTCAAAAAATTGATGCCATACAAGAGAATCGTTCAAACATTATTGTTATGGGCGATTTTAATGATGACCCTAACTCACAAAGCATCCAAACGCTTATGGACACTGGAAAGTTCATCAACCCTATGAAAAAATTGTTGTCCCCTGTATCGGGCAGTGCCAATTACAAAGGGGAATGGAGTTTGTTTGATCAGATATTACTCTCGCACAGCTTTTTGAATTACGAAAAGGATACCCACAGCTTTATAGAAGCAAAAATATTTTCACCAAGATTTTTAAAAGAATGGAAGGGCAAATACAAAGTAAATCCTTTCAGAACTTTTGCCGGAAAGAAATATTTGGGGGGCTATAGTGATCATTTTCCTGTATATATTGTATTGGATGAAAGCAAGAAATGA
- a CDS encoding 3'-5' exonuclease — MLYKLNLEHILFLDIETVPQQQHFTDLDETAQLLWEQKTQYKRKDEFTAEEFYDRAGIWAEFGKIVCISVGYFNSKGDLRTFRITSFYGEEIQILKQFKQLLKDHFSQVKHLLCAHNGKEFDFPYIARRMVINGINLPYKLDLFGKKPWEVPHLDTMELWKFGDYKHYTSLKLLAHVLGIPSPKDDMDGSMVKDVFYKENDIDRIITYCELDVVTTAQVFLRLRNEELLADEEIKKV; from the coding sequence ATGCTTTATAAACTTAACCTGGAGCATATCCTCTTTTTGGATATCGAGACCGTACCCCAACAGCAACATTTCACCGACTTGGATGAAACCGCCCAGCTTTTATGGGAACAAAAAACGCAGTACAAGCGTAAAGACGAGTTTACCGCCGAAGAATTTTATGACCGTGCGGGGATTTGGGCCGAGTTTGGGAAAATTGTTTGTATTTCTGTTGGGTATTTTAATAGTAAAGGCGATTTGAGAACCTTTAGAATCACTTCCTTTTATGGTGAGGAAATACAAATCCTTAAACAATTCAAACAACTTCTTAAAGATCATTTTAGCCAGGTTAAGCATCTTTTGTGCGCCCATAATGGCAAAGAGTTCGATTTCCCCTATATCGCCCGCAGAATGGTGATAAACGGCATCAATTTACCCTACAAACTGGATCTCTTCGGTAAAAAGCCTTGGGAAGTTCCCCATTTGGATACCATGGAACTCTGGAAGTTTGGCGACTACAAACATTACACCTCCTTAAAATTGTTGGCACATGTGCTGGGCATTCCATCTCCCAAAGATGATATGGACGGGAGTATGGTAAAGGATGTATTCTACAAGGAAAACGATATTGATAGAATCATCACGTATTGCGAATTGGACGTTGTGACGACTGCACAAGTATTCTTACGATTACGAAACGAGGAACTTCTGGCCGATGAGGAGATTAAGAAGGTGTGA
- a CDS encoding lipocalin family protein has protein sequence MKRFKYITNFLSLSTVIILLGCSSDDGPSNRVPEQAVLISPADQSEGVDIENTDLQWQQVADPDGDVVSYDVYLDSVNPPLEAVATALNTTSYSITVPLGYETPYYWNVVAKDGSGGESQSGVGMFTTREAYPDELIVGKWFINEQIVNGMPDTITDCNKTSYFEFEANGTLSVVTYDGDPCVISSSTILQYSVPDAMTLVLSNGGTTESVPIISLTETELKIMLETTTQYNLIKED, from the coding sequence ATGAAACGATTTAAATACATAACAAACTTTTTATCATTGTCAACAGTTATCATCTTATTAGGTTGTAGCAGTGATGATGGACCAAGTAATCGAGTCCCTGAACAAGCAGTGCTCATCAGCCCCGCAGACCAATCCGAAGGAGTGGATATTGAAAACACAGACCTACAATGGCAGCAAGTAGCCGATCCCGATGGAGATGTGGTGTCCTATGATGTTTATCTTGACAGTGTAAACCCACCCTTGGAAGCAGTTGCAACCGCCCTGAACACGACAAGCTATTCGATAACTGTACCTCTTGGGTACGAAACACCCTATTATTGGAATGTGGTGGCCAAAGACGGCAGCGGAGGGGAAAGCCAAAGTGGAGTGGGCATGTTCACCACCCGGGAAGCCTATCCTGACGAATTGATCGTTGGCAAATGGTTTATAAATGAGCAAATAGTCAATGGAATGCCGGATACCATTACCGATTGCAACAAGACCTCTTATTTTGAGTTTGAGGCCAACGGGACCTTGAGCGTGGTGACCTATGATGGCGACCCCTGCGTGATTTCCTCGAGCACCATCCTCCAATACAGTGTGCCCGATGCCATGACCCTTGTTTTGAGCAATGGGGGGACCACCGAGAGTGTTCCCATTATTTCCCTGACCGAAACAGAATTGAAAATTATGTTGGAAACAACCACCCAATACAATTTGATAAAAGAAGATTGA
- a CDS encoding CNNM domain-containing protein, producing MGLLIFYALISIFFSFLCSILEAVLLSITPTFINVKKQEGKEYATTLETLKKDVDKPLIAILTLNTIAHTVGAILVGVQAKVAYAEIYGSTERTILGFKLTEDLMVGIVSTLMTILILVASEIIPKTIGATFWKQLANFTSKALNIMVFVLKWTGLLWLLQLFTKLVGAKAEHGSVLNREDFSAMTEIAHEEGVFKESESKMIKNLLYFDEILARDVMTPRTVMKIASEDTTIKKFFEKNRPLRFSRIPLYKDRMDNITGFFLKDELLEAIINKKGNENLSTIRREILVTNRSKSINDLFKKFVQKREHISLVVDEYGSVSGLVTMEDVIETLLGLEIMDESDNVENLQTLARKNWEARAKRLGIIEGKDEVE from the coding sequence ATGGGACTACTTATATTTTATGCCCTTATTTCCATTTTCTTCTCATTCTTGTGCTCCATATTGGAGGCTGTTCTGTTGAGCATAACACCCACCTTTATCAATGTAAAAAAGCAAGAGGGAAAAGAGTATGCCACCACATTGGAAACCCTTAAAAAGGATGTGGACAAGCCGCTGATCGCCATTCTTACCCTGAACACCATTGCGCATACCGTAGGTGCCATTTTGGTAGGGGTACAGGCCAAAGTGGCTTATGCGGAAATATACGGTAGCACGGAACGGACTATATTGGGCTTCAAACTTACCGAAGATCTTATGGTCGGAATTGTCTCTACCCTAATGACCATATTGATTTTGGTCGCCTCAGAGATCATTCCAAAGACCATTGGGGCCACTTTCTGGAAGCAATTGGCCAATTTTACCAGTAAGGCACTGAACATTATGGTGTTTGTGCTTAAATGGACCGGATTGCTATGGTTGCTACAACTCTTTACCAAATTGGTGGGTGCAAAAGCTGAACATGGTAGTGTGTTGAATCGGGAGGATTTTAGTGCTATGACCGAAATTGCCCATGAAGAAGGTGTGTTCAAGGAATCGGAATCCAAAATGATCAAAAACCTGCTTTATTTTGATGAAATTTTGGCACGCGACGTAATGACCCCAAGAACTGTTATGAAAATAGCATCCGAAGACACTACGATAAAGAAATTTTTTGAAAAAAATAGACCCTTGCGTTTTTCAAGGATTCCATTGTACAAAGATCGCATGGACAACATCACAGGTTTCTTTTTAAAAGATGAACTGTTGGAAGCTATCATCAACAAAAAGGGCAATGAAAACCTATCTACCATCAGAAGGGAAATACTGGTAACAAATCGTAGTAAGTCCATAAATGACCTTTTCAAGAAATTTGTACAGAAGAGAGAACACATTTCTCTAGTTGTGGACGAGTATGGTTCGGTAAGCGGGTTGGTCACCATGGAAGATGTGATCGAAACCTTGCTAGGATTGGAAATTATGGATGAAAGTGACAATGTAGAAAACCTTCAAACACTCGCCAGGAAAAACTGGGAAGCTCGCGCAAAGCGATTAGGAATTATTGAAGGTAAAGATGAAGTAGAATAA